The following coding sequences are from one Nicotiana tabacum cultivar K326 chromosome 1, ASM71507v2, whole genome shotgun sequence window:
- the LOC107776772 gene encoding putative aminotransferase TAT2, translated as METNGVKVKANLSDGVNNQEIETPNNITIKGILGLLMANVETAEDEDEENGGKFKKNMRRKKVISLGMGDPTAYSCFHSPDVAQNAVLETLASHKFNGYSPTVGLPQTRRAIADYLSSDLTEKLCADDVYVTAGCTQAIEIALSILARPGANILLPRPGFPIYALCAAFRHIEVRYFDLVPDKGWEVDLKAVEALADRNTIGIVVINPGNPCGNVYSYQHLQEIAETAKKLRTIVIADEVYGHLAFGAKPFVSMGVFGAIAPVLTLGSLSKRWLVPGWRLGWLVTNDPNGTFKNPKFVERIKKYCDICGGPATFIQAAVPRIIQQTEEVFFRKTINLLKWTADICCEKIKEIPCISCPHKPEGSMAVMVKLNLSLLTDISDDIDFCFKLAKEESVILLPGLAVGLKNWIRITFAADPSSLEEALGRLKSFCQRHSYQENGHC; from the exons ATGGAGACCAATGGAGTGAAAGTGAAAGCAAATTTGAGTGACGGAGTTAACAACCAAGAAATTGAAACCCCAAATAATATTACAATCAAAGGCATTCTTGGATTATTAATGGCTAATGTAGAAACAgctgaagatgaagatgaagaaaatGGTGGAAAATTCAAGAAGAATATGAGGAGGAAGAAGGTTATATCATTGGGAATGGGTGATCCTACAGCTTATTCTTGTTTCCATTCTCCTGATGTTGCACAAAATGCTGTTCTTGAAACTCTTGCTTCTCACAAATTCAATGGTTATTCTCCTACTGTTGGCCTTCCTCAAACCAGAAG GGCAATTGCAGATTATTTGTCGAGTGACCTTACAGAAAAATTATGTGCAGATGATGTTTATGTCACAGCTGGTTGCACTCAAGCCATTGAAATAGCCTTGTCAATTCTGGCTCGCCCCGGTGCTAACATATTACTACCAAGGCCTGGTTTCCCAATTTATGCACTTTGTGCTGCCTTTAGGCACATCGAAGTTAGATACTTTGATCTTGTTCCGGACAAGGGCTGGGAGGTTGATCTCAAAGCTGTTGAAGCTCTTGCAGATCGTAACACAATTGGCATAGTTGTTATAAATCCTGGGAACCCTTGTGGAAATGTTTATAGTTATCAGCATCTTCAAGAG ATTGCAGAAACTGCTAAGAAGCTTAGGACCATAGTGATTGCGGATGAAGTATACGGGCACCTTGCTTTTGGAGCTAAACCATTTGTGTCGATGGgagtttttggcgccattgctcCCGTGCTTACTCTTGGTTCTTTATCTAAGCGATGGTTAGTTCCTGGATGGCGGCTCGGTTGGCTTGTCACAAATGATCCCAATGGCACCTTCAAAAATCCAAAG TTTGTTGAGCGCATTAAGAAGTATTGTGACATTTGCGGAGGTCCAGCTACCTTTATACAG GCGGCGGTCCCTCGCATTATTCAGCAAACCGAAGAAGTTTTCTTCAGGAAGACTATTAACTTGTTGAAGTGGACAGCTGACATTTGTTGCGAAAAGATAAAGGAGATTCCTTGTATTAGCTGTCCACATAAACCAGAAGGCTCAATGGCCGTAATG GTGAAGCTGAATCTATCGCTTTTAACAGACATTAGCGATGATATTGACTTCTGTTTCAAACTGGCGAAAGAAGAATCTGTTATACTCCTTCCAG GACTCGCTGTGGGTCTCAAAAACTGGATTAGAATAACCTTTGCAGCGGATCCGTCTTCTCTTGAGGAAGCACTAGGACGGCTCAAATCGTTCTGTCAAAGGCATTCATATCAAGAAAATGGTCATTGTTGA